The Eublepharis macularius isolate TG4126 chromosome 12, MPM_Emac_v1.0, whole genome shotgun sequence genomic sequence CATGTTACTGGTTTGACTACAGAATATTAACTTTCCGTAGGTTTGTGTGGTGAGGTGTTGGGACATTGGTAACAAATAGTTTTGAGTTTAGGGTAATGTTTTGCatctctttctcccccaccccagaggGTCCTGTCCAGGCAAATTTGGAGACGGAGGCTCGAGAAACAGCAACACAGACGCCCAGTAGATGTGGTCAACTTATACAGGTAAGTGGCCTCCCATCACCTGGGCCACATCAGGCCCTTTGGAGTTCAGTTCTGTCTAGCCCATCCTGCTTAGGTCTCTATGGTAATGCTGCCTGCTTCCAGGCCCACTAGGTTTCCATGGCAACCCTGGCTGTATGTAGGCCAGTTACTACTTTTCACTCTCTGAGGCAACAGTGGCTCTATCTAGGCCAACCACGACTTCTAGCTCCCGTCCCTATGGCAACCACAGATCTCGTTGCTTCTAGTTTTGCACATCTCCATGGCAGTACAGGCTAAGCTTAGCTCTGTTTCTGTCCAGTGTTTTCTAGAGCCTTTCTTTGGCTTGTTGCCTTCTTCTAGAACTTTCGGCCTACTGCTTGGTTTCTTATAATTTAAAACTTCCTGTAGACCCAAAGGTGGATCCAGAAAGCCATCTTATCTCCAACTTTAAAAATACGTCTAGAAATACCCCCTTCCTCCCAGTAACCTGGCATGTTTATCTAGAACTAAGACACAGCTTACCAAAACAATAGATTCCAAGTCTGGAGATCTTGACCAGCTGTTGCCTGTTTTACAGGTCTTCTCTTACCCACAATGGCAGAATCTAGGCCTCTGACTGACTCTTTTAGGCTCTGGGCCTCCTATGATCTCCTCTCTAGGCCCTTGAGCTGCCAGCTCTCTTCTCTAGAAACATCTTTTAGGATCTGAATCCTGCGGTCAGTGCcgttaaggtgccacaaaactcgGTGTTCTTTTCTTTGAAGGAGATTCACAGGGCTGTGGTGGGCATGGCCTATCCTGGCTCCAAGCAAGGGCTTCCTAGGTCAGGGCCATTTGGCTGTGGTcagttgcaaaagaaaaaaaaaatcctggttgATAAGAAACTATAGGATTAATCATAGTACATAGTGGGGCCCATTTCTCTCCAGAGACAGTCTTGAGCAGGAATTTTATATAAGTGTTAGTCTTTGGAAACCAGGCCACCATTGCATAGCCTTGGGACGGGGTGGGAACTCTCTTTTCCTGTAGTGGGCAGTTTCTCAGGTCATGCAATGGGATTGATTTTTTGCTTTTAAGGAAGCCCTGTTCACTGGCACAGGTGAGTGTCCCCCTCCCAGCCTCGAGCGTACTTTCCCTGGATGCTTGGATCGGACCCCCCCCCCTACTGCTGCCACTCCTCATAGTCTGCTGACCTCCGCTTCTGTGACTCACCATCCAATCCATCCTTCTTGTCCTCTTGTTTATGCTCAGCATTCGGGCCTTTGTTCCCTTTCcgccctcctcccctgcccctccATCTTAGACTGCATGGAAGCAAAGCGCAGGACTTGATTCCAAGATCCCCTGAATCTAAACCTGTTCTTGCggtctccctccctttcctagGCCAGTCACTTGAAAATCCGTTcttgtttttcttccttcctttcgtgGATGTACATTTCTCTCCAGGTCTTGGCTGTGCTTTTCACTGACAAGAGGGGAACGgcaaatgcaagaaaaatccatcCGTTCAGAGTTTCATTGGGGCTCTTGCAAAGAAGGAAAGAGGGCGAAATTTTCCCAAATTTTGTGGAATATGCAGTGTGCAAATTTCTTCCTCGTTTCATTTAGTTTCTTTATTCATTTACATTCTCTATGCTTATAAGTCGTAAACTTGTGCCACGGAGTATGCTGAGTAATATTACTCGGAAATACCTGTGTGGCGTGTTTTTTGTTCATCACTGAAGGTATTACGTGGCCCCCTCTACAGGGGTGGGTTTCTGAGCAAGAGGCTGCAGTTTGCAAGTGGACCTGAGCCCCAGCACTGTTCAGAAGGGATCCGTGCTGCATTCATTCTCAGCCAGTTCCCACGCGCTTCCTCTCCTTGAAAGGAGGGCAGAAAGATCTGCTGTAGATCTTTGGGACCCCAAAGTACTCTTTGTGTACTCCAAGGACTGGGGCCATCAGGTTTCCCCACAAGATCTCTGTGATCTTCTAGGATCCGTAGTGAGAAGCTGGACACAATGTGATCTTTGTGCAGGTAGGACTGTGATGGCCTTTGGGGCAACAGCAGTAGAAAGCAGCTAAATAGAGGCTCTCCTATGGTTTGAGAGGTTGACTTGAGAAGGGCCGGAGGATTTGCTGGAAAGCGTAGAAATTGGGGCTGAGGAACCGGAGTGTCGGTCCCAGCGATTCAAAAATCTCTTGGTATCTGTGCCAGGAGAACCGCCACAGTGTATATCCTCTTCAGATTCACTCCCAAGGGCTCCTTTTTTTTGGCAAAGGCACCTTTCAGTGGCCGTTTCTTTCTGCAGCATCCTCCACGTTGCCCATTTGCAGTTGTCCAACCGGTCCCCGACACTGCTGATTCCTGATCCCCACCACAGCACCGCCTCTCCCGCCCCTTCCCCCTCGTCTCTCTCGCTCCCCCGTCATCCTGTTTCCATAGAAACTCCCTTTCCGTTTGGATACTCCTGtcacagccaggaagggattgTGCTTGCGGGTGTGTTTGTGTGATATCCTCTCAAGGAGTTGTTGTTGCCATTGTgtggcatgcacatgcacacacatcccATCCCCTGGTACAAGCACACTTGCAGTACTTGCTCGGAGTCCCTTTAGCCTGTATGAGTGTGTGGTTCTCatagacacacaaacacacaagagggaTGAGAGAGCGGAAGCAGTGTGTGTGAGGCAACAAGGGGAGCCCACTCTGACATGCACACTCACCCTGTTTTCATGCACATCGCTGGGGGAAAGCGGGCTTTCACTGACCAGGCTAAGTGCAAAAGACCAGGCAGAGTGCCAGCGCTTGGCATGAAGAGTTGCCAGGCCAAAAGGAGCTAGTCAAGCGTCCCGGGCGATGGGGCCAGCTGCTTGAACCAGCATCGGTGCCTGCTTGGATCTGGAGGGGGCTGGGCGAGCAGATCGGCTGTTAATCCAAGCTGGCACAAGGCTCtgcttccttcagccattttaggcTGCCAGCTGGGGGAACTCCTTGAGCAAAATGGCTCCCGAAAGGGGGGAACAAATCtggaaggagagggaagaaggCAAGGGGAGGAGAAGCTGGCCCCAATGGGGAAGAGGGGGGACCTCTCCCCACTCCCTACTTGTTGCTGTGCCTTGCCCTGGAAATGCCAGGTTGTGCCCTCCTGTGTGAGTCACGTTGCGGACAGAAACTAGGCCTTTCTGGTCCCCAGAGTccggctgctttctccttccctaCAACACAGACATAAGGAACTAGTTGGTTAGAAATACAACCTGCTATTAGGCTGCTTTCCCAGACTGGATGTGTGGATGTCTGAACTCCTTGTTCCCACACTCCGTGCTCCCACCTAGCAGGCTCCAGTTCAGCCCTCTAACCCTGTGCCCAACATCTCCTCAACCATTAGGCAGGACTCAAAGCCTTTATTTCTGGCTCCTGTCTTTTCACCCATTGGATTCCTTTTTCtgctcaaaatagtaaagagtccagtagcacctttaagactcaccaactgtattgtagcatgagctttcgagaaccacagctctcttcgtcagatgcatctgacgaagagagctgtggttcttgatgcatctgacgaagagagctgtggttctcaaaagcttatgccacaataaagttggttagtcttaaaggtgccactggactctttactgtttagcaactacagactaacacggctgactcctctggatctttctctgTTCAGGACATCATGTGCTTCAGGCTTGctgtcctcctccctctcccctgtgCCCACCCTGATGAAAGCCCAGCCCCTTGGGCCGCACTCTCTTCTGCTAAAACATCGAAGAGTCCAGCAGCTGTGGGTCCTGCCTCCCATAGCTAAGCTGCAACATCCCTGTTCCTTTAAAGAGGGTCCAGGTGTGATGAGCTCCCCCTCTCtttctagtaaagagtccagtagcacctttaaccaactgatgcatctgacaaagagagctgtggttctcgaaaacttatgctacaggaaagttggttagtcttaaaggtgccactggactctttactgtttagcaactacagacttaacacggctaactcctctggatttctctCTTTCTGCAGGTCTGAGGCAGCGCGATGGCTCCGGTTGTGGAGGTCACGGACATTGGCCACGCCAGTGCCCTTCTGACCCAGCTGAATGAACAACGTTTGCGCGGCCAGTTCTGTGACGTCACCATCATCGCCGAAGACACAAAGTTCAAGGCCCACAAGAACGTTCTCGCTGCCTCCAGCCCTTACTTTAAGGAGGCCCTTCTGGAGGAGTCAACGTGTCGGCAGCCGAGCCAAATCCTGGAGCTTCCAGACATCCAGGCTGAGGTCTTCTCCGATATCCTCAACTTCATCTACAACTCCCATCTCTCTGTGCCCAGCCCAGCTGCCGCCAAGGAGATTGGTGTCGTTGGCCGACGTTTGGGCATTTCCCGCTTGGAGAACTTGGATGACCCCTTGGCTGATGCCAAGATGGACGACTCAGGTGTTGTTTCCTCCAGGCACTGCGGCTCACCGATTGACCTCACCTGCCCTTCCCGCTCCAACGAGCTCTCCAGCCCTCTCTGCTTCCAGGATTTGTCCAAAGCAACCAGCCCTGTGCAGGACATTCACCCTGACACCGAAACAGAGACAGCTAAGATCCTCTACAACCTCAGCTCTGTGGCCACGGTGGCTGCCCCGCCTGCACCACCACCTGACCTGGCTTTCATGCTGAAGGGCAGTGTAGAATGGGACCATAATGAGCCTTCTGGGAAGCCCTCAGCAGCCACCGCCGATGCTGAAACAGCCCAAACACTGGCCTCCTCTTCCTCGTCCCCGTCAGGTGCTTCCTACCCAGCCAGCAGCACCTTCTGCTGCGGCAGCTGCAGCCGCTCCTTTACTACGGCATCTGCGCTCAGCCTCCATGTGAAGCTTCACCGGACACGGCGTTCCTTGTCTTGCCGTCACTGTGGAAAGAGTTTTATCCACATCAAAAGACTGCAAACGCACGAGGTTTTGTGCAAGGAAGCAGAGAAGCCAGAGGAGGGGGCCTCCGTGGTCGAGGCGCTGCCAAACCCAGAGTTACCTTCcaaggcggcggcagcagcagcatcgTCATCTTCCAAGAAGGGCATTCTGTTTCGTCACCGGGGCTTGCCACGACTGGACTATATCTCTGACCAAGACCACTTTGTCAAAGTAGTGGATGGCCACATAATCTATTTCTGCACCGTCTGCGAGCGGTCGTATATGACACTCTCAAGCCTCAAACGCCACTCCAATGTCCACTCCTGGCGACGGAAGTACCCGTGCCGTTACTGTGACAAGGTCTTTGCTTTGGCTGAATACCGCACCAAGCACGAGGTCTGGCACACGGGGGAGAGGCGCTACCAATGCATCTTCTGCTGGGAGACCTTTGTCACCTACTATAACTTGAAGACCCACCAGAAGGCCTTCCACGGCATCAATCCTGGCCTCATCTCCTCGGAGAAGACCCCCAACGGGGGCTACAAGCCCAAACTCAACGCCCTCAAGCTCTACCGGCTGTTGCCCATGCGCTCCCAGAAGAGGCCCTACAAGACTTACAGCCAAGGCTTGGTGCCGGATAACCTCTTGCTCCCAGCTCAGCCCATTCCCCTGGCATTAGGGGATGGGGACTCCTTGGATGGCAATTTGGTCTCCTCGCTGGGTACCAATAACGTCTCTTCCGTCTTCGCCACCAACAGCAGTTCCTTAGAGTTGCCTGAAACAGAACGCTTTCAGCAGCCAGACCCTGTAGGTGCCCCAGAGATGCCCGGGCTCCCAGCTGCCAGTGGAAAGGCTCAGCAGGCTAAGCGGCCAGCACCACCGGGCACGGAAGTGCCCACAGTCATTGCCTACGGGCACCCAACTTCTTCCGTAATAGTCCATAGTACTTCGGTGCTGGCCCAGGCCCCCTCTGTGATCGCATACAACAGCAAGTCTTCAGACACAGCACCAGATACCGGTcctctgccgccaccgccaccaccatcGTCCACTGTTGTGGCTAAGCCCATCAAAAAGCAAGTATTGAAAGAGTACATCCAGTCACAGAAGGCAGCAGAGCAGGCCTTAGAAGAGAACGGGAGTGAACACGGGCACCGGGCAAGGGGGCCACGTGTCGGGCGTACCATGACTTACATGGCCAAGCCAGCGTATGTGGGCACTGCCTCGGAAAGCCGATCTGCCCCACTTTGCCAGATCACCGTGCGCATTGGCGAGGAAGCCATAGTCAAGCGACGGATCTCTGAAACAGACCTCATGTTGGACAAAAGCAGTCGCGTTGGCGGGAAGCGTTTCGATTTTGGCAGGGACCAGAACGGGGAGAAGCAGCAGCTGCCAGTGCTGGCCCCCCACGGCAAGCACGTCGAAAGGGTGTACCCCAATGAGAGTGGCGAGGAGGAGAGTGACCGAGGGGACACGGAGGACCAGCTTTGGAGGCCATACTACAGCTACAAGCCCAAACGGAAGGCATGCGGCGGGGGCAGCAGCAGCGGTGGCAACGCTGCGCCCAAAGTGAAGAAGTCCCGGTGGCGCCGTAAGCTCCGCTCACTGCGCTGGATGAAACGGACAGAGAAAgccgaggaggaagaggaggaggtcaGTGTGGGGACCAGCGACCCAGTGTCTACAGGCCTCGGAGGCGCCTCTGAAAGTGAGGGGATGGAGCCCCCTCCAAAAACTGGGGGTGGGCGGGGCTCCGATTGGAAGCACGAGTGCAGCGTTTGCAGTAAGCGGTTCTCAGCCCTGAAGAAGCTGAGAAAGCACGAGAGGATTCATGGCCGCCTTGGCACGGATGACCAGTCTCCGATGCCTTTGCTGGCTACACCCCACCGCGTAGGCCGCAAACCTTTGGTGAAATTCACCTGCACCCACTGCTCCAAGGTCTGCAAGACGGCAGCCGCGCTGAGCCGCCACATGAAACGGCACGAGGGCGAGCAACCTGAGGATGCCCCGTTGCCAGCCCTCACCACTGTCATTGCCTACTCCAAGAAGACCACCGATGTGCCCCCTGCAGCAGCCCCATCGCCAGTTGTCAAGGAGGAGACCACGCAAGAGATGCAGGTGTCCTCCTCTAGCGGCGAAGCTCTCCTGTCCCAGCAGGAACCGCCCGAAGAGGGACCAGTTGCCATGGAAATGCAGCCCGCCGATGGCTGCCCGCTGGTGCCGGTGCCAGGAGAGGAGAGGGCACCGCCGCTGAGTGACAGCAAATCCCCCCTTCGCGAAGAGCTGCCCATTCCTCCACCCCCTTtggaggctgccaccagccttGCTGATAGGCCACCAACTTTGTCCCACTCCCTCCAAGACCCTGTCATCTCACACACAGGCCTGGTCCAGAAACAGGTTCTGGCACCGCCGCTGGTCGAGGAGGATCGGTACCCGGTCCAGGAGTACCCCTTGCCACTCCTGGTTCCTGGCAGCTGCCGGACCAGGAAGGATCTGGAGGACCAGCCCTCCTTCCTGGCTTATCCCAGTGCCATCCAGTTCAACACGGTGGGCAAAGCGGCTGGCAGCAGCGAGGGCGACGGCAAAGTCAGCTTCTACCCTGATCCGTACCCCTTGATGTACGGCCACCAGCTCCTGGCCACTTACCCCTACAACTTCACCCTGCCGGTGGCTTTGAACATGGTCGTCCCCGATGAGAAGGGGCAGCCACTCCCCTTCCTGCCCAGCGTCTTCAGCTACTCGATGAATCCGTGCCGGAGCGAAGCCCACGAGGGAGGTGCCGGGTCAACTGGGGGCATGGCGATTGGGGGCAGCGCTGCTCGGGAGAGTAGAGGAGACCCGGCAGCTTCTGAGCGGCTTAAGAAAGGCAACCTGCTGTGAGGGACAgagaatggctggtttggagaaAAGGCAACAGAGAGATAATTGAGGGGGAAGACAGTCTGTGGTAGGAGAGGGGATAAAAACGTTCCCCCCATTCGTTCTGGGAATGGGGGGGAGAGTGTGGAGCATCGAAGGAAAGAGTTTGGGCTGTAACTAACTGCTGTTAGTCCAGCGGGGAGCAGGACGTGCTGCCCCCGTAAGCCCCCCTGCTTCACAGTGGTGGCGGGTTAAGTGGGACACATGGTAGGGTAAACTTAAAAGTAGCAAATATAGGTACAGGGTAATCCCTCTTTCCTCCCCGGCCCCCTGTGACTATCCTCTTGCTCAGTAGACACAATTCAGAGTAAGTTTGCACAGCCataccctcctctcccctcctgcacATGGCAATATTTGCTCAGTTCCGGGCATGGGTGGCCCACCCCTTTACTTCCTGCCATGCGGGGAGGGCCACgtagagcagggggaggggcgtgGGCTCTGGGCGGAGCTTGATCTCAGACCCTCCCACCAGGTGGCCCCCCCCTTACAGTCTTGTCCTCCCCCCAGCCCCATCCTGTGGTCTTTGtgcaggggagggtgggggtgttGCAGAGAAGGGGACCCTCCCCAGCCCTGTTCCGCCTctcctctctgcccccccccccggccaggcctCTTGTTTGCTCTCAGTGCTCTGCAGCTGCCAAGCGAGCCGGCACCAGAGGTTTTTTGTTTTGCAGCCTGAATGGGATGAATCACATTTTCCTTTTGGACGGaggaaggcggggcggggggggcaggggggagcgtGCATGAGGCAAGGCGTCCCGCCGAGCAGCGGAGGGAGCTCTTCTGCGGACTCTGGGTCTTCCAGAACCTTCCCTAGCCCATAATGTCAGAGGTTGGCCAGCTGGGTGTGTGTTTCACCTGGCCCTCCTAAGGAAAGGGGCAGCCGCGTTCATGGCCCCTGCTGTCCCAGTTGGCTGGGGTGGGCAAGCAGACCGGGTTCCACTGTGTACTCTGAGGTTTGATTTTCACCTTGCTTACTGTCcctcctggggtggggtggggtgggggggtcctcgtcccctttttgcaatgcttcccaCAGGTCTACCCCTCCAGCCTCTCTCCCGGCAGCCCCTTCCTTTcacagatgcccccccccccattcagacaGCCTAAGCGCAGCAGTAGAACTAGTCTGGAAATTTAAAAATGTCAtttaacagtaaaaaaaaaaaagtcctcctTAGGTTTTTCAAGAGCTCAATCCTTAAACTGCCTGCTTGGAAATAAGTGTGCATCTCCTGCTCTAttcagcagggggtggggtgggggggggacatcctttttttgtttgtttgcatcgGTTTGGCTTCGATGGAGTCTTGAGTTTCaggcagaaaagggggggggggcatttgtaaGGCGGATGAGTGTGCTTGCCAGTGTGGATTGCACGCACTGGCATTACGAGCCAGACGGAAGAAAGGGCTTTTTAGAAGAAAGAGATCCCAGCACAAGTCTTGTCGGTTTTAACGGGCGTAcgttcctccccctttttgtctGCCTTGCTATGAGCCCAAAAACTTAGTCTTGGATATTTTTTAGGATTAGGGACACAACGGATTCCCCAGTGCTGCATTCCAAAAGAAAATCCtgcttggtctggggaactggttttttttaaaacaaacaaggaaAATGTCAGTCATTAACACGAGAAGCCAAAGGGTAGAAAATGTGGACCGCTTTTCATCCTCGGGCCTCCTGCATTCTTCCCCTGCCCCAGATGAAGAACTCGCAGCAGGTTTCAGTACaagcattttaaagaaaaaggacCAAAACCAGTGACtattaaatgacataaataaaatttttataaagtggtcatggtgggggtggggaactgcGGATTGCAGCTTGTAGAGGAAACTGTGAACTTTAAAAAGCAAGCAGAACAATTTTCCAAAACAATATAGAGGGACTTCAGGCACCAGGgatgaaaaaagaaaatagaagggggggttggggggggtctGAGTCTGGTCAAGGCGgcagctcccctcccccatcatctTGCTGTTGCTCCCATGGCCccctccctctcacacacacacacacacacgtggccCTCTGCCTTTTGCCTCCCGGGAAGGGCTCCTGTTGCTCTCCTCGGAAGAGGCTTTCAGCCCTGTTCCAAAGCTTGAGGGGAGAGAGGGCTGCAGCTGCAAACCGGCATTGGTGTAACAATGCCTGCGATATCCCTCAGTGTGCACGAGCATTATGGAGGGACCGCAGTGCAAATGCCGcctctgtctctcacacacacagcccaCAGACACTGCAGTGCTGAATTCTGCTGCGCTGGTGCAAGTTGACGCCTGCTGCATTGAACTGGTAACACCACAAAGGAAGCATGTGTGCATATATGCACCAGGGTTCATTGCAGCATCAGAGGAAGTGCAGAAATCCATCCCCTCCCACCGGTTTTGCAACAGTGCAGATCCCTTTGCGGTGTGCAGTCATCTCTGGGGCACCTTCATGCCGCATTCCATTGTCCCTTCCCACGCAGGCTGCTGCAGGCCCACAATCCGCTGTGGGAGAGAGCTCCTCTGCCCCTTTGCTGCGATGCAGCAAATGCAGACCTCTGCCCCCCCATCTCAGTGCTTCCTGCCCCCAGCCCCCTCGAGATTTCCCCACCACAACGTGCCCATTTGGGGTTGGCCTTCTGCATGGAGCTACCAAAAGGGCAGGCCCTTCGGCTGGAGCCCGGCCCCCTCCCCATGCATGGCCCAGGCAGACCATTGGGGAACCAGAGCTGGGGCCCTTTCCTAGAAGTCTTGCATGCTTGCCTTCTTGGGTGGGAGCTGTTGCAATGAACAGGTATAAAACTGGTTTGTCTGTAGTGCAGGGCCTGCCTCCGTGTGTTCCTCACACAACCCTTCTCTTGCTTGCAGTGACAGCCAAGTGCTGTGCTCCACTTGGTGCAACGGGTTGTGGTTGCTTGTTGCGAAGAAGGAAGTCTGGCAGGTCCCATTTCCCACAGGGGTGGAGGTCAAGGCAACGGCCTCAGCCCTTCCCAGGCCCGTTTAGCCCGAGTGCCAATTCCTGCAATCTGGCAATGTGTTTCCAGAAGGGGCCCTTTAATGCGCTCTAGGGGtaggagaaagggaggggagaagaggggaagAGCGCACCAAAGCTATTTGGGGAAGATgccccaccacccctccagtagggagggaagggttggggccatcggggaggggggggcagaagggCGGTCACTGATCTGTACATAGCTGTCCGTCTCTCCGATCTTTTGCACTTTGTCACTGGGGGGGCCTCGGTGATTGTTCAGCGTTTGCTACTGAATGTACctttgtcttttatttttattttctagaAGCACCTCTAGCTAGTTTTATGGCACTTTAGAGATTTACTGAAGCCgtttaagggggaaaaaaccaggaAAATAAATAccaagggttaaaaaaaaaagaacagaaaatgacaaaaaaaaaattgttgatgataataatgatgatgaataATTCCTCTGCTTCTTCCCGGTCTCTGTTCCAAGTGTGACAGTGTGAAAAGTCTGTTAGACAAATGCCGTATTTATCTTTCTGCATCTTTGTGTGTAATTCAAATAACTTCTCCAAAATAAAAAGACAATTATATGCTCAACCCAAAAGGCTGGCGTGGCGCCCCCTCCTCTCACGCAGGCAGGTAGTGGGCACAGGCCGTAATCTCCAGGGATCTCTGCTGGGGGCCATTTGACCTGCGCTTGCCCTCTGCCCATAAGAGGTCGTCTGCACTGTTGCGGGTTCCAGACAGGCTTCCCCTTCCTTGACCCCCTCCCCTGGCCGGATTCTGAGCAGTGGGCGAATCCTCAGCTTGGTCCAGTGGGTCAGGGTCTCCAGGGCAGTGGTGGGCTGGCCTTCGCAAGAGGTGGGCAGAGGGGACAGGCCAGGCAGGCCGGTCCAAAAGTGCATTTCTGCACCAGccaagcactggggggggggggcgtgttctcAGCAATCATTTTAAATGGCGCTGCTGGGCTCTGGCTgcggccttgggggggggggaggaccgaGGGGCTCGGGCGGAACAGCAGGGCCAGTTTCAGGGCGGGGCACAGAAGAAGGGCGCTGGCCGCAGGGCGAGGGTGCAATGCCCCTGGCCTAGCCCTGACTCCACCGCTTTGGCACCGCTGTGCTGCAACCTGGGCAAACAGAGCCATTCCCCCGGGGCCAGTGACCGCTGGCCCGGGCGCAAAAGCAACGCCGgcgaagggggagggagggctggACGAGACCCCCGACCAGAGGGGGCCTGCGTCGCTGCCGTCGCGGGGTATACTGCCCCTGGCCAGGGAGGCTCCACTCGGCCAGGccgccctgccgcccgcagggct encodes the following:
- the ZBTB4 gene encoding zinc finger and BTB domain-containing protein 4 translates to MAPVVEVTDIGHASALLTQLNEQRLRGQFCDVTIIAEDTKFKAHKNVLAASSPYFKEALLEESTCRQPSQILELPDIQAEVFSDILNFIYNSHLSVPSPAAAKEIGVVGRRLGISRLENLDDPLADAKMDDSGVVSSRHCGSPIDLTCPSRSNELSSPLCFQDLSKATSPVQDIHPDTETETAKILYNLSSVATVAAPPAPPPDLAFMLKGSVEWDHNEPSGKPSAATADAETAQTLASSSSSPSGASYPASSTFCCGSCSRSFTTASALSLHVKLHRTRRSLSCRHCGKSFIHIKRLQTHEVLCKEAEKPEEGASVVEALPNPELPSKAAAAAASSSSKKGILFRHRGLPRLDYISDQDHFVKVVDGHIIYFCTVCERSYMTLSSLKRHSNVHSWRRKYPCRYCDKVFALAEYRTKHEVWHTGERRYQCIFCWETFVTYYNLKTHQKAFHGINPGLISSEKTPNGGYKPKLNALKLYRLLPMRSQKRPYKTYSQGLVPDNLLLPAQPIPLALGDGDSLDGNLVSSLGTNNVSSVFATNSSSLELPETERFQQPDPVGAPEMPGLPAASGKAQQAKRPAPPGTEVPTVIAYGHPTSSVIVHSTSVLAQAPSVIAYNSKSSDTAPDTGPLPPPPPPSSTVVAKPIKKQVLKEYIQSQKAAEQALEENGSEHGHRARGPRVGRTMTYMAKPAYVGTASESRSAPLCQITVRIGEEAIVKRRISETDLMLDKSSRVGGKRFDFGRDQNGEKQQLPVLAPHGKHVERVYPNESGEEESDRGDTEDQLWRPYYSYKPKRKACGGGSSSGGNAAPKVKKSRWRRKLRSLRWMKRTEKAEEEEEEVSVGTSDPVSTGLGGASESEGMEPPPKTGGGRGSDWKHECSVCSKRFSALKKLRKHERIHGRLGTDDQSPMPLLATPHRVGRKPLVKFTCTHCSKVCKTAAALSRHMKRHEGEQPEDAPLPALTTVIAYSKKTTDVPPAAAPSPVVKEETTQEMQVSSSSGEALLSQQEPPEEGPVAMEMQPADGCPLVPVPGEERAPPLSDSKSPLREELPIPPPPLEAATSLADRPPTLSHSLQDPVISHTGLVQKQVLAPPLVEEDRYPVQEYPLPLLVPGSCRTRKDLEDQPSFLAYPSAIQFNTVGKAAGSSEGDGKVSFYPDPYPLMYGHQLLATYPYNFTLPVALNMVVPDEKGQPLPFLPSVFSYSMNPCRSEAHEGGAGSTGGMAIGGSAARESRGDPAASERLKKGNLL